In Marivivens aquimaris, one genomic interval encodes:
- the flgB gene encoding flagellar basal body rod protein FlgB produces MTTGIREGLGVHAEALVLRNARNSLLTSNIANAATPGYKARDFDFEQQLAMQTHGSGALKTSSDRHLGIGSIADTSPGYRVPVVPSLDGNTVDMAVEQMEFAENTVRYQSSLEFLNRRVGGLMRVINGGE; encoded by the coding sequence ATGACGACAGGCATCAGAGAAGGTTTAGGAGTTCATGCAGAGGCGCTTGTTCTGCGCAATGCACGTAACTCTCTGCTGACGTCCAACATCGCGAACGCAGCCACCCCCGGCTACAAAGCCCGTGACTTCGATTTCGAGCAGCAGCTCGCCATGCAAACGCATGGTTCGGGTGCTCTGAAAACCTCCAGCGATCGTCATTTGGGTATCGGGTCCATTGCGGACACTTCCCCCGGTTACCGAGTACCAGTTGTTCCCTCGTTGGACGGCAACACAGTCGATATGGCGGTCGAGCAAATGGAATTTGCCGAAAATACCGTTCGTTACCAGTCCAGCCTTGAATTCCTGAACCGCCGTGTTGGCGGACTGATGCGTGTCATCAACGGAGGTGAATAA
- the flgC gene encoding flagellar basal body rod protein FlgC: MANFNVFDVGKMAMSAQMVRMNATASNLANASSIGSTPEEAYHAIRPVFETEYAKGHAGLNSLATVRATDVKALDREPEALFRPDHPQADENGFVYASTVNTEEEMVDMLEASRQYQNVLEAVSTMRTLMSRTMAMGK, encoded by the coding sequence ATGGCTAACTTCAACGTCTTCGATGTCGGCAAAATGGCGATGTCCGCGCAGATGGTGCGGATGAATGCCACTGCGTCGAACTTGGCCAACGCCAGCTCAATTGGCTCGACGCCCGAAGAGGCATACCACGCGATCCGCCCCGTGTTCGAAACGGAATACGCCAAGGGGCATGCGGGTCTCAATTCGCTCGCCACTGTGCGTGCAACCGACGTCAAAGCGCTCGATCGCGAACCCGAGGCGCTGTTCCGTCCAGATCATCCGCAGGCCGACGAAAACGGTTTCGTCTATGCCTCGACCGTCAACACCGAAGAAGAAATGGTCGATATGCTGGAAGCCAGCCGTCAGTACCAGAACGTCCTCGAAGCCGTCTCCACGATGCGGACCCTGATGTCCCGCACGATGGCGATGGGCAAATAA
- a CDS encoding flagellar basal body L-ring protein FlgH codes for MKKALPILAALSLTTACSTYVQEVESQNYEPVYLQEPMYQAERQPTGSIYSTNAQGLFVQDRRAAQIGDVLTVELSERFTASQSLTATSARSSSYQMDLPNILTGGFDDALLTNGTTQSFNGNGSANQSNSLRGRMTVQVVRQLPGGMLEIMGEKRLTLNSGAEFIRITGVVRPEDIGPDNVVPSDRIANARIEYVGAGDSADAARPGWLRRGLNTVSPL; via the coding sequence ATGAAAAAAGCTCTCCCCATTCTCGCGGCACTCTCTCTCACCACGGCATGCTCGACCTACGTTCAGGAAGTCGAGTCCCAGAACTACGAGCCGGTGTACCTGCAAGAACCGATGTATCAGGCCGAGCGTCAGCCGACCGGCAGCATCTATTCGACCAACGCGCAAGGCCTGTTCGTTCAGGACCGCCGCGCCGCCCAGATCGGCGATGTGCTGACCGTCGAACTCAGCGAACGCTTCACCGCATCGCAGTCGTTGACCGCCACGTCGGCGCGCAGCTCCAGCTACCAGATGGACCTGCCGAACATCCTCACCGGCGGTTTTGACGATGCGCTGCTGACCAACGGCACGACGCAAAGCTTCAACGGCAACGGCTCGGCCAACCAGTCGAATTCGCTCCGTGGCCGCATGACCGTTCAGGTCGTCCGCCAACTTCCCGGCGGTATGCTGGAAATCATGGGCGAAAAGCGTCTGACACTGAACTCGGGCGCAGAATTCATCCGTATCACAGGCGTTGTCCGTCCCGAAGATATCGGCCCTGATAACGTTGTTCCGTCCGACCGCATCGCGAATGCCCGCATCGAATACGTTGGCGCAGGCGATAGCGCCGATGCTGCCCGTCCGGGCTGGCTGCGCCGCGGCTTGAACACGGTCTCCCCGCTATGA
- the flgK gene encoding flagellar hook-associated protein FlgK, giving the protein MPNLLDIGTSAVMAYRAALTTTGENIANADTDGYTRRDIQIHEVRGGKMSAVSKNSGGQGVIVDDVRRSYDAFLSERVRSTASAFSSAEAFADVTFAIEDLFMPTTGGIAKGLDGFFSSLSTLSGNPSDIALRQSSLEAGRAMATSIADVATGLLKLREDVVVQAHTAVGMLNEKLSQLTKLQLELSGATNENGGLNPMFDERDRLLNDISEITGTNTQIDQFGRAVVRLGDTLGGPMLADNEEASTVAVEADTDLRLNITRDGETKQSTQISGGLIQGYRNAIGALDEAMIQLDAFARRVTRDINALHASGIDQQGNVGGEMFNMIGFTADASAGNRGTAYIEFTITSRDQAAELPQFELVRDNAAGTWTAQDADGNVLASGANILVMDGLTLTISGTPANGDRYTITPVSGRAVDMAMVLTEPQQFAAAASSLVVADASNLGSGSAVMARVPVATPAVDDLAATLTATSNGADAVSLLSAGVVGYVPAGAKSLNLSALGQQSTMDFVLNDADAGGVSSLSFTSGGTTQTFTLAGQATVADLAAALNNGTLTTASGETLADFGVHAAGTDGVLTLALGDGDFGAAATLSGGMGNVSGLLQLSEPSGGTVQVFTRNGVQIAGTALDAATAANMLTEANGFLAGASYIDDYLYPEGATGYRGATVSQQTLPGAHVVEVPLAAPQTWASPAVGSASSPETLTLSYVEGEDLAIDLSAGMSAARAAVMLNDSVEGMNASARTTLDLQITGDGTVAFRLEGDNTAALNISALVVNGDLNTLAYEINDRLGSTGISAQLSPNGDRIVLVHEGGENIKIEQFAHSGGGTMTIQEADSQGLPAGNAVTLGAGNDAVNFTGHVTIEAPSAFGVGYGATMYASNVDPLVGGLVTQSYGQAGSIQTFTFAGDDALDGGASSLDGLAAMAPNAKYSVDVRGLSVSYTGASGAAGLAAEMRATAPQSSLTGAAVASLPVTGAGTTVMLGEEAYVLRMGASGAITITGPEEGRLSASFDASNQLQITVNDGTLNGEALRVPAGASGAAAFGLLAGLGATTTIQGGAMDAGGLPSTLDIDVDGTIYTVGVSTAGATLPAGFPGTASMNAGQLSFEFEASVGPVSIPQTAGGTAAGFATLGMRAKVDGDSLTFTATDGAAIDADMSVSALSSQRISLSDLPDEDLIVFITGAPPLRLAGGYEAGEVSEFPSSVRVEVVDGVAGTVRLVDDETGHTIAQKSLDANNSAILNDIQFAMTGQPENGDSFSLVANSGFVGDSRNINAMSDLRSADPTTGKGGFGRILAALQAQKGAVVAAAKARVSVTDVARESAERVYDDRTSVNLDVEAARLVENQQAYQASAQILAVANDLFDTLLSTIRV; this is encoded by the coding sequence ATGCCTAACCTCCTCGATATCGGCACCAGCGCTGTCATGGCATATCGCGCGGCTCTCACCACCACCGGTGAGAACATCGCGAACGCGGACACCGACGGCTACACCCGCCGCGACATCCAGATCCACGAAGTGCGCGGCGGCAAGATGTCTGCCGTGTCCAAGAACTCTGGCGGGCAAGGCGTCATCGTTGATGACGTGCGCCGCTCTTACGACGCGTTCCTGTCCGAGCGCGTGCGTTCAACTGCGAGCGCGTTCAGCTCTGCCGAGGCGTTCGCGGATGTGACCTTCGCCATCGAAGACCTCTTCATGCCGACCACGGGCGGCATCGCAAAGGGCCTCGACGGGTTCTTCAGTTCTCTTTCGACCCTTTCGGGCAATCCGTCCGACATCGCATTGCGCCAGTCGTCCCTTGAAGCGGGCCGCGCGATGGCGACCTCGATCGCAGATGTTGCAACGGGCCTGTTGAAGCTGCGCGAGGACGTTGTGGTTCAAGCGCACACAGCGGTGGGGATGCTCAACGAGAAGCTCAGCCAGCTGACCAAATTACAACTCGAACTGTCGGGCGCCACCAACGAAAACGGCGGCCTTAACCCGATGTTTGACGAGCGCGACCGTCTGCTCAACGACATCTCCGAGATCACCGGCACCAACACCCAGATCGACCAGTTCGGCCGCGCCGTTGTGCGCCTTGGCGATACGCTGGGCGGGCCGATGCTGGCCGACAACGAAGAAGCCTCCACCGTCGCGGTCGAGGCCGACACCGACCTGCGCCTCAACATCACCCGTGACGGCGAGACCAAGCAGAGCACCCAGATTTCCGGCGGTCTGATTCAGGGCTACCGCAATGCCATCGGCGCGCTGGACGAAGCGATGATCCAGCTCGATGCCTTCGCGCGGCGCGTGACGCGGGATATCAACGCACTCCACGCCAGCGGCATCGACCAGCAGGGCAATGTCGGTGGAGAGATGTTCAATATGATCGGCTTCACCGCCGATGCCTCCGCCGGTAATCGCGGCACGGCCTATATCGAATTCACCATCACGAGCCGCGATCAGGCGGCGGAGCTTCCGCAGTTCGAACTGGTTCGCGACAATGCCGCAGGCACTTGGACGGCGCAGGACGCGGATGGCAATGTGCTGGCCAGCGGTGCCAATATCCTCGTGATGGACGGTCTGACGCTGACGATTAGCGGTACGCCTGCGAACGGTGACCGCTACACAATTACGCCTGTTTCGGGGCGTGCCGTCGACATGGCGATGGTCCTGACCGAGCCGCAGCAGTTCGCGGCGGCGGCGTCTTCGCTGGTTGTCGCCGATGCGTCCAACCTCGGCTCTGGCTCCGCCGTGATGGCCCGCGTTCCGGTCGCAACGCCCGCCGTCGATGACCTTGCTGCGACTCTGACCGCCACGTCGAACGGCGCGGATGCGGTGAGCCTCCTGTCTGCTGGAGTCGTTGGCTACGTTCCTGCGGGCGCGAAGAGCCTGAACCTCTCGGCGCTCGGCCAACAGTCGACGATGGACTTCGTTCTGAACGACGCGGATGCCGGCGGGGTGTCTTCACTCAGCTTCACATCAGGCGGCACGACGCAGACATTTACCCTCGCAGGCCAAGCGACCGTGGCCGACCTCGCGGCTGCCCTGAACAATGGCACGCTGACGACCGCATCTGGCGAAACGCTCGCCGATTTCGGCGTTCACGCAGCAGGCACCGATGGCGTTCTGACCCTCGCGCTCGGCGATGGCGACTTTGGCGCGGCGGCAACGCTGTCGGGCGGGATGGGCAATGTCTCCGGCCTGCTCCAACTGTCCGAACCGTCGGGCGGCACCGTTCAGGTCTTCACCCGCAACGGCGTGCAGATTGCGGGCACGGCGCTTGATGCGGCAACGGCGGCGAACATGCTCACCGAAGCCAACGGCTTCCTTGCTGGTGCCAGCTATATCGACGATTACCTCTACCCCGAAGGCGCGACCGGCTATCGCGGCGCGACCGTGTCCCAGCAAACCCTGCCGGGTGCGCACGTTGTCGAAGTCCCGCTGGCCGCCCCGCAAACTTGGGCGTCACCTGCCGTCGGGAGCGCATCTTCGCCCGAAACCTTGACCCTGTCCTATGTTGAAGGCGAAGACCTCGCCATCGACCTGTCGGCAGGTATGTCCGCGGCCCGTGCTGCCGTGATGCTCAATGATAGTGTCGAAGGAATGAACGCCTCGGCCCGCACCACGCTGGATCTGCAAATTACCGGCGACGGCACCGTTGCGTTCCGTCTTGAGGGAGACAACACCGCCGCGCTGAACATCTCTGCGCTTGTGGTGAACGGTGATCTGAACACGCTCGCCTACGAGATCAACGACCGCCTCGGCTCGACAGGTATTTCCGCGCAGCTTTCGCCGAACGGTGATCGCATCGTGCTGGTCCACGAGGGCGGCGAAAACATCAAGATTGAGCAATTCGCCCACTCAGGCGGCGGCACCATGACCATTCAGGAGGCCGATAGTCAGGGCCTTCCCGCCGGTAATGCCGTGACGCTGGGCGCTGGGAATGATGCGGTCAACTTCACCGGCCACGTCACCATCGAAGCGCCGAGCGCTTTTGGTGTTGGCTATGGCGCTACGATGTACGCGTCCAACGTCGATCCGCTGGTGGGCGGTCTTGTCACCCAATCCTACGGCCAAGCCGGATCGATCCAGACTTTCACCTTTGCGGGTGATGACGCGCTGGATGGCGGGGCGAGCAGCCTCGACGGGCTCGCGGCGATGGCGCCGAACGCGAAGTACAGCGTCGACGTACGCGGGCTTTCGGTCAGCTACACCGGCGCGAGCGGAGCCGCCGGACTCGCCGCCGAAATGCGGGCGACCGCGCCGCAGTCGTCGCTGACGGGCGCAGCTGTTGCCTCGCTTCCCGTAACGGGCGCTGGCACAACGGTCATGCTGGGCGAGGAGGCCTATGTTCTGCGCATGGGCGCGAGCGGTGCGATCACTATTACTGGCCCTGAAGAGGGTCGCCTGTCGGCCAGCTTCGATGCATCCAACCAGCTGCAGATCACCGTGAACGACGGCACGTTGAACGGCGAGGCGCTGCGCGTTCCTGCCGGAGCCTCGGGCGCAGCGGCGTTCGGCCTCTTGGCTGGCCTTGGCGCGACGACCACCATCCAAGGCGGCGCGATGGACGCGGGCGGCCTGCCGTCCACGTTGGACATCGACGTCGACGGCACGATCTACACGGTCGGCGTTTCCACCGCAGGCGCGACTTTGCCCGCAGGTTTCCCCGGCACGGCGAGCATGAACGCAGGGCAGTTGAGCTTTGAATTCGAAGCCAGCGTCGGCCCTGTCAGTATTCCGCAAACGGCAGGCGGCACGGCGGCAGGTTTTGCTACGCTCGGTATGCGCGCGAAGGTGGATGGCGACAGCCTGACCTTTACCGCGACGGATGGCGCGGCGATCGACGCTGATATGTCCGTTTCGGCGCTGTCATCCCAACGCATCAGCCTTTCCGACCTGCCTGACGAAGACCTGATCGTCTTCATCACCGGCGCCCCGCCGCTACGCCTCGCAGGCGGATATGAGGCTGGCGAAGTTTCGGAATTCCCGTCGTCTGTCCGTGTTGAAGTGGTGGACGGCGTCGCGGGCACCGTGCGCCTCGTGGACGATGAAACCGGACACACGATTGCGCAGAAATCGCTCGACGCGAACAATTCGGCGATCCTGAACGACATCCAGTTCGCGATGACGGGTCAGCCTGAAAACGGTGATAGCTTTTCGCTCGTCGCCAACTCCGGCTTTGTCGGTGACAGCCGCAACATCAACGCGATGTCCGACCTGCGCAGCGCAGACCCGACCACGGGCAAGGGCGGCTTTGGCCGTATCCTCGCCGCGCTTCAGGCCCAAAAGGGCGCAGTCGTGGCTGCAGCCAAGGCGCGTGTCTCCGTCACCGATGTGGCCCGCGAAAGCGCCGAGCGCGTCTATGACGACCGGACCTCCGTAAACCTCGACGTCGAGGCCGCGCGTCTGGTCGAGAACCAGCAAGCCTATCAGGCCTCCGCGCAGATCCTCGCGGTCGCCAACGATCTCTTCGACACCCTTCTCAGCACGATCCGCGTTTAA
- a CDS encoding flagellar hook assembly protein FlgD, which produces MTEISSVDPFSLNRQGVVQTDKEAGAVLGQEDFLKLLTAQLTNQDPMSPMDNAEFLSQMAQFSTVDGIERVNSGIEGLANTMSQSQVQTAASLLGKSVLVDGNVARPGSDGGIHGMATLDSAASEVVVSYNDAKTGGVLYTQVLGAQSPGQVAFDWDNVPQDIVANHGQVRVTVVADTETGTVSVPTSVYAQVKSAIGGPSSTNITLQLEDYGALDTLEVTAFR; this is translated from the coding sequence ATGACCGAGATTTCTTCAGTCGACCCCTTTAGCCTCAACCGACAGGGCGTCGTTCAGACCGATAAGGAAGCAGGCGCTGTCCTCGGACAGGAAGACTTCCTCAAGCTGCTTACTGCGCAGTTGACTAATCAGGACCCGATGTCCCCGATGGACAACGCAGAGTTCCTTTCGCAGATGGCCCAGTTCTCCACCGTCGATGGCATCGAGCGTGTGAATTCGGGCATCGAGGGCCTCGCCAACACGATGAGCCAGTCGCAAGTCCAGACCGCCGCGAGCCTTCTGGGCAAGTCGGTTCTTGTCGATGGCAACGTCGCTCGTCCGGGATCGGACGGCGGCATTCACGGCATGGCCACGCTCGACTCCGCCGCGAGCGAAGTCGTCGTCAGCTACAACGACGCGAAGACCGGCGGCGTGCTTTACACCCAAGTCCTCGGTGCGCAGTCGCCGGGTCAGGTCGCATTCGACTGGGATAACGTTCCCCAAGATATCGTTGCAAACCACGGTCAGGTCCGCGTCACCGTCGTCGCGGATACCGAGACCGGAACCGTATCTGTACCGACCTCCGTCTACGCGCAGGTCAAATCCGCCATCGGCGGACCCAGCTCCACAAACATTACCCTACAGCTCGAGGACTATGGAGCCCTCGACACTCTCGAAGTCACCGCTTTCCGCTAA
- the flgG gene encoding flagellar basal-body rod protein FlgG — translation MSTSAMHVAKTGLNAQQTRLQVIANNLANVNTTGFKRDRANFETLLYQVSRPGGDQTSTDTQLTSALAVGTGVRVVSTDKLYTQGALADTGNALDLAVQGTGFFQVLMPDGRIGYTRDGAFSMNSEGTLTTASGYVVQPEIQIPVGVTQISVANDGVVKVLMPGETEMDEIGQITLANFANPRGLEPIGENFLVETVASGQPIVTAPIEDGTGSIAQGMLESSNVNVVQELVDMIETQRAYEINSKSISAADEMLRFMSNKL, via the coding sequence ATGTCCACCAGCGCAATGCACGTTGCCAAGACAGGCTTGAACGCACAACAAACCCGTCTTCAGGTCATCGCGAACAACCTCGCGAACGTGAACACGACCGGTTTCAAGCGGGACCGAGCCAACTTCGAAACCCTGCTTTATCAGGTTTCACGACCTGGCGGCGACCAGACATCCACAGACACACAGCTGACCAGCGCACTTGCCGTCGGTACCGGTGTCCGCGTCGTTTCGACCGATAAACTCTACACCCAAGGCGCGCTTGCCGACACGGGCAATGCCCTCGACCTCGCTGTTCAAGGCACGGGCTTTTTCCAGGTTCTGATGCCGGATGGCCGTATCGGTTACACCCGCGACGGTGCGTTCTCGATGAACTCCGAAGGTACGCTGACCACCGCGAGCGGTTATGTCGTCCAGCCCGAAATCCAGATCCCTGTCGGTGTTACCCAGATCAGCGTTGCTAACGACGGCGTCGTCAAAGTGCTGATGCCGGGCGAGACCGAAATGGATGAAATCGGCCAGATCACTCTGGCGAACTTCGCCAACCCGCGCGGCCTTGAGCCGATCGGTGAAAACTTCCTCGTTGAAACTGTCGCATCGGGCCAGCCGATCGTGACCGCCCCCATCGAGGACGGCACGGGGTCTATCGCGCAAGGCATGCTCGAAAGCTCGAACGTGAACGTCGTGCAGGAACTCGTCGACATGATCGAGACCCAGCGCGCCTACGAAATCAATTCCAAGTCCATCTCCGCAGCGGACGAAATGCTGCGCTTCATGTCCAACAAGCTCTGA
- a CDS encoding flagellar basal body P-ring protein FlgI translates to MRAVLLSLGLLVAATTATADRIKDMATVAGVRSNPLVGYGVVVGLSGTGDGDSGLTLQSMQSMLSRMGLAVEVGDIDASNAAAVMVTAELGAFLKEGQEIDVTVSTVGAAESLKGGTLLMTPLMGADGEIYAIAQGNLIVGGMGLSAEDGSSLTVNIPTVGRVPNGGTVERMVESPFQNSESLILNLNRSDFSTAANVAEAINNVFGGGVAVALDGTSIQVRAPVDLDQRVSFMGLIENIQVTPDAPAAKVVVNSRTGTVVIGGEVLVTPAAVTHGGLTVQINEDFNVDQNATVTMNDNQTVIAPGQPTITPDSQLYLNQDPAKAFLFDPGVSLASLVDAINAVGAAPGDLVAILEALREAGALRAELVVI, encoded by the coding sequence ATCCGTGCGGTCCTCCTGTCCCTCGGCCTTCTGGTCGCAGCGACGACGGCCACGGCTGACCGGATCAAGGACATGGCCACGGTGGCCGGCGTCCGTTCCAACCCGCTGGTCGGCTACGGCGTTGTCGTGGGCCTCTCCGGCACGGGCGACGGCGACAGCGGTCTGACGCTGCAATCCATGCAGTCGATGCTGTCCCGCATGGGCCTCGCGGTCGAAGTCGGTGACATCGACGCATCCAACGCAGCCGCCGTGATGGTGACTGCTGAACTTGGCGCTTTCCTCAAGGAGGGCCAGGAAATCGACGTCACCGTGTCCACCGTCGGCGCAGCGGAGTCGCTCAAGGGCGGCACGCTTTTGATGACCCCGCTCATGGGTGCCGATGGCGAAATCTACGCCATCGCGCAGGGCAACCTCATCGTCGGCGGCATGGGTCTGTCGGCAGAGGACGGCTCGTCGCTCACCGTGAATATCCCGACCGTGGGCCGCGTGCCGAACGGCGGTACGGTCGAACGTATGGTCGAGAGCCCGTTCCAGAACTCCGAAAGCCTCATCCTGAACCTGAACCGCAGTGACTTTTCGACCGCCGCAAACGTGGCCGAAGCGATCAACAATGTGTTCGGCGGCGGTGTGGCTGTCGCGCTCGACGGCACATCCATTCAGGTGCGTGCGCCTGTCGACCTTGATCAACGCGTTTCCTTCATGGGCCTGATCGAGAATATCCAAGTGACCCCCGACGCTCCGGCGGCGAAGGTTGTGGTGAACAGCCGTACAGGCACGGTTGTCATCGGTGGCGAAGTCCTCGTCACACCCGCCGCCGTAACGCATGGCGGTCTGACGGTACAGATCAACGAAGACTTCAACGTCGATCAGAACGCCACCGTCACAATGAACGATAATCAGACGGTCATCGCTCCCGGGCAGCCGACCATCACCCCCGATAGCCAGCTTTACCTCAATCAGGATCCGGCCAAGGCGTTCCTCTTTGATCCGGGCGTTTCGCTGGCCTCGCTCGTGGATGCCATAAACGCAGTTGGCGCCGCACCCGGTGATCTGGTCGCGATCCTCGAAGCCCTGCGCGAAGCAGGGGCCCTACGGGCAGAACTCGTCGTCATCTGA
- a CDS encoding flagellar hook protein FlgE, which produces MSMTTALSGLIAAQQDISTTSHNIANVNTNAFRKSRAEFVDDYYTNPMDSFQTVVGSGTHMSRVAVQFDQGNFVATGQTLDLAIQGPGFFTVAPQIDVNDNPTEVAYTRNGGFKLDSTNRIADSSGRPLLAWPVANDGTVLSMEDGAMAPVDVPLVAGTTQPTDELALQMRMPSGDDMLGQQDAVPPTNAFDAADPTSYAFSTPVPMSDEQGNAVEARAYYIKTRNPDVLDETTEYEMRLFVDGNEVPAADALNPTTFTFDAAGELVDGQGNLEFGVGAVDYTISVAGSMMQDQPFAMESANHNGTGPLGLSNLEVDDSGVIWANYGTDNRMALGRVALATFPNPQGLRQTGNASFRAAADSGQPVHSAPGEKGLGQLQSGMLERSNVDLTEELVHLLTAQRNYQANAKAMETSSSLMQSVMNIRS; this is translated from the coding sequence ATGAGCATGACCACCGCCCTGTCCGGGCTGATCGCCGCCCAGCAGGACATCTCGACCACCTCGCACAACATTGCCAACGTGAACACCAACGCGTTCCGCAAGAGCCGCGCCGAGTTCGTCGATGACTATTACACCAACCCGATGGACAGCTTTCAGACTGTCGTCGGTTCGGGTACTCACATGAGCCGCGTGGCTGTCCAGTTCGATCAGGGCAACTTTGTCGCCACAGGTCAGACCCTCGACCTCGCGATCCAAGGGCCGGGTTTCTTCACGGTCGCGCCGCAGATCGACGTGAACGATAATCCGACCGAAGTCGCCTATACCCGTAACGGTGGCTTCAAGCTGGACTCCACGAACCGCATCGCCGACTCCTCCGGTCGCCCGCTTCTCGCTTGGCCGGTTGCCAATGACGGCACCGTTCTGTCGATGGAAGACGGCGCAATGGCACCTGTTGACGTGCCGCTCGTTGCAGGCACCACCCAGCCGACTGACGAGCTTGCGCTGCAAATGCGGATGCCGAGCGGTGACGACATGCTCGGTCAGCAGGACGCCGTGCCGCCGACTAATGCATTCGACGCCGCTGATCCGACCTCCTACGCGTTCAGCACGCCCGTTCCGATGTCGGACGAACAAGGCAACGCAGTCGAGGCGCGCGCCTACTACATCAAGACGCGTAACCCCGATGTGCTCGACGAGACGACCGAATACGAAATGCGTCTGTTCGTCGATGGTAACGAAGTTCCCGCCGCTGACGCGCTGAACCCGACCACCTTTACCTTCGACGCCGCAGGTGAACTGGTCGACGGTCAAGGCAATCTCGAATTTGGAGTCGGCGCTGTCGATTACACCATCAGCGTTGCCGGTTCGATGATGCAGGACCAGCCCTTTGCGATGGAATCCGCCAATCACAACGGTACCGGCCCGCTCGGCCTGTCGAACCTTGAAGTCGACGACAGCGGTGTGATCTGGGCGAACTACGGCACCGACAACCGCATGGCGCTGGGCCGCGTTGCGCTCGCTACCTTCCCGAACCCGCAGGGTCTGCGCCAGACAGGTAACGCATCGTTCCGCGCTGCTGCCGACTCCGGTCAGCCGGTCCATTCGGCTCCTGGTGAAAAGGGTCTAGGTCAGCTTCAGTCGGGTATGCTCGAACGTTCGAACGTCGACCTGACCGAAGAGCTTGTCCACCTGCTCACCGCGCAGCGCAACTATCAGGCCAACGCAAAAGCGATGGAGACCTCCTCCTCGCTGATGCAGTCGGTCATGAACATCCGCAGCTAA
- a CDS encoding flagellar hook-basal body complex protein, whose protein sequence is MDRLVHTLANSMQTVKDQQTITAQNLANMNVPGYRRDLSIADHSVVVNGQDSFNVRYFQSTMQHGAFLEDVGNLEQTGDPFDIAISEDGYFYVKEGNGEPGLTRRGDLRTDGAGQLVNGANELILDQAMNPIVLPPYRNMQITEAGELLIEPVDAPQGQTELVALIATVSPDPNQVLVKGLDGLIRPLEGQMPVPNQGASIRQGVIESSNVNPTEELIALIDQQRGFEMNTKMIETAKTLDEAGATLMRAPE, encoded by the coding sequence ATGGATCGTTTGGTACATACTCTCGCTAACTCGATGCAGACCGTTAAGGATCAGCAAACGATCACGGCGCAGAACTTGGCCAATATGAACGTGCCGGGGTACCGCCGCGATCTTTCGATCGCGGACCACTCCGTTGTCGTCAACGGGCAGGATTCGTTCAATGTCCGTTATTTCCAATCGACCATGCAGCATGGCGCATTCCTCGAAGACGTCGGCAATCTGGAACAGACAGGAGACCCGTTCGACATCGCGATCAGCGAGGACGGGTACTTCTATGTCAAAGAAGGCAATGGCGAGCCGGGGCTGACCCGCCGCGGCGATCTCCGCACGGATGGGGCAGGGCAGTTGGTAAATGGCGCGAACGAGTTGATCCTCGATCAGGCGATGAACCCGATTGTGCTGCCGCCCTATCGCAACATGCAGATCACGGAAGCGGGCGAGCTGTTGATCGAGCCGGTTGATGCACCGCAAGGTCAGACCGAATTGGTCGCCCTGATCGCAACGGTCTCTCCCGACCCCAATCAGGTGCTGGTCAAAGGTCTCGACGGTTTGATCCGTCCGCTTGAAGGGCAGATGCCCGTTCCGAACCAAGGCGCCTCGATCCGTCAGGGCGTCATCGAAAGCTCCAACGTCAACCCGACCGAGGAACTGATTGCCCTCATCGATCAACAACGCGGGTTCGAAATGAACACCAAGATGATCGAAACGGCCAAGACGCTCGACGAGGCTGGTGCGACGCTGATGCGCGCGCCCGAATAA
- a CDS encoding rod-binding protein, whose protein sequence is MEVSAVRQFMVSADSGRSVQSAQDGEAAARDELRAAAEGFEAIFINTMLKSARTEAYSDDLTSSSAVRSAQSLFDMKISEAVSGSSNLGIADAVVRQLSPLVRYKG, encoded by the coding sequence ATGGAAGTCAGTGCAGTCCGTCAGTTCATGGTTTCAGCAGATTCCGGCCGCTCCGTGCAGAGCGCGCAGGATGGGGAGGCTGCGGCGCGGGATGAACTCCGCGCCGCAGCTGAAGGCTTCGAAGCCATCTTCATCAACACGATGCTGAAATCGGCGCGCACCGAGGCTTACTCTGACGACCTCACCAGCAGCAGCGCGGTGCGCTCTGCGCAGAGCCTGTTCGACATGAAAATTTCCGAAGCCGTTTCGGGCAGTTCGAACCTCGGCATCGCAGATGCCGTCGTCCGCCAGCTGTCGCCGCTCGTGCGTTACAAGGGGTGA